The Triticum aestivum cultivar Chinese Spring chromosome 3A, IWGSC CS RefSeq v2.1, whole genome shotgun sequence genome includes a region encoding these proteins:
- the LOC123063269 gene encoding mitochondrial thiamine diphosphate carrier 2 isoform X2, protein MSLDLPSTLDLCKQLKIFCERKGFWRGNVPALFMYMPYTAIQFTVLHKLKTFASGSSRTEDHLHLSPYLSYVSGAIAGSAATVGSYPFDLLRTILASQGEPKVYPNMRSALVDIVQTRGVRGLYAGLIPTLVEIIPYAGLQFGSYDTFKRSMMSWNRYRYGIEEDDSASSFQLFLCGFAAGTFSKAACHPLDVVKKRFQIEGLKRHPRYGARIESSTYKGMYHALTEIVVKEGFGGLYKGLFPSVVKSAPAGAVTFVAYEYISDWIGAKAGVE, encoded by the exons ATGTCTCTGGACCTTCCAAGTACACTGGACTTATGCAAGCAACTAAAGATATTCTGCGAGAGGAAG GGATTCTGGAGAGGAAATGTTCCAGCCTTGTTTATGTATATGCCATATACAGCTATACAATTCACAGTTCTACACAAGCTAAAAACATTTGCATCTGGTTCATCGAGAACAG AGGATCATCTGCACTTAAGTCCTTACTTGTCTTACGTAAGTGGGGCTATCGCAGGAAGTGCAGCAACTGTAGGGTCATATCCATTTGACCTTCTCAGAACTATTCTTGCGTCACAGGGTGAACCGAAG GTTTACCCCAATATGCGGTCTGCACTTGTTGATATAGTTCAAACTCGTGGTGTTCGAGGGCTGTATGCTGGTTTAATTCCAACTCTTGTTGAAATTATACCATATGCTGGCTTGCAGTTTGGTTCATACGACACTTTCAAACGTTCAATGATG TCATGGAATAGATACAGATATGGAATTGAGGAGGATGACTCGGCATCAAGCTTCCAGCTATTTCTTTGTGGATTCGCAGCTGGAACATTTTCAAAAGCTGCATGTCACCCACTTGATGTTGTTAAGAAAAGATTCCAG ATTGAAGGATTAAAACGTCATCCAAGGTATGGGGCGCGGATTGAGAGCAGCACATACAAGGGCATGTACCATGCCCTAACAGAGATAGTTGTTAAGGAGGGGTTTGGAGGCCTCTATAAAGGGCTTTTCCCATCGGTGGTGAAATCAGCTCCTGCTGGTGCAGTGACATTTGTGGCCTACGAATACATCTCGGACTG GATAGGGGCCAAGGCCGGAGTTGAGTGA
- the LOC123063269 gene encoding mitochondrial thiamine diphosphate carrier 2 isoform X1, whose amino-acid sequence MGAGAGAAEEPSQTRRALVDTAAGAISGGISRTVTSPLDVIKIRFQVQLEPTAKWGVLRRDVSGPSKYTGLMQATKDILREEGLPGFWRGNVPALFMYMPYTAIQFTVLHKLKTFASGSSRTEDHLHLSPYLSYVSGAIAGSAATVGSYPFDLLRTILASQGEPKVYPNMRSALVDIVQTRGVRGLYAGLIPTLVEIIPYAGLQFGSYDTFKRSMMSWNRYRYGIEEDDSASSFQLFLCGFAAGTFSKAACHPLDVVKKRFQIEGLKRHPRYGARIESSTYKGMYHALTEIVVKEGFGGLYKGLFPSVVKSAPAGAVTFVAYEYISDWIGAKAGVE is encoded by the exons atgggtgcgggcgcgggcgcggcggagGAGCCGTCGCAGACGCGGCGGGCGCTGGTCGACACGGCCGCGGGCGCCATCTCCGGGGGCATCTCCCGCACCGTCACCTCCCCCCTCGACGTCATCAAAATCCGGTTCCAG GTTCAATTAGAGCCGACGGCAAAATGGGGTGTACTTCGGAGGGATGTCTCTGGACCTTCCAAGTACACTGGACTTATGCAAGCAACTAAAGATATTCTGCGAGAGGAAGGTTTGCCG GGATTCTGGAGAGGAAATGTTCCAGCCTTGTTTATGTATATGCCATATACAGCTATACAATTCACAGTTCTACACAAGCTAAAAACATTTGCATCTGGTTCATCGAGAACAG AGGATCATCTGCACTTAAGTCCTTACTTGTCTTACGTAAGTGGGGCTATCGCAGGAAGTGCAGCAACTGTAGGGTCATATCCATTTGACCTTCTCAGAACTATTCTTGCGTCACAGGGTGAACCGAAG GTTTACCCCAATATGCGGTCTGCACTTGTTGATATAGTTCAAACTCGTGGTGTTCGAGGGCTGTATGCTGGTTTAATTCCAACTCTTGTTGAAATTATACCATATGCTGGCTTGCAGTTTGGTTCATACGACACTTTCAAACGTTCAATGATG TCATGGAATAGATACAGATATGGAATTGAGGAGGATGACTCGGCATCAAGCTTCCAGCTATTTCTTTGTGGATTCGCAGCTGGAACATTTTCAAAAGCTGCATGTCACCCACTTGATGTTGTTAAGAAAAGATTCCAG ATTGAAGGATTAAAACGTCATCCAAGGTATGGGGCGCGGATTGAGAGCAGCACATACAAGGGCATGTACCATGCCCTAACAGAGATAGTTGTTAAGGAGGGGTTTGGAGGCCTCTATAAAGGGCTTTTCCCATCGGTGGTGAAATCAGCTCCTGCTGGTGCAGTGACATTTGTGGCCTACGAATACATCTCGGACTG GATAGGGGCCAAGGCCGGAGTTGAGTGA